A portion of the Daphnia magna isolate NIES linkage group LG4, ASM2063170v1.1, whole genome shotgun sequence genome contains these proteins:
- the LOC116920149 gene encoding carotenoid isomerooxygenase isoform X2, which yields MEGLAATTKTKRKKAANEADNLDKKESNGIDVISDSADSTAAEIKSNPPLAYPNCDLNIWLRTCHTEIITPLEGISTGAIPTWISGSLYRNGPGKQSYGHQTVNHLFDAAGLLHLFKVRNGRVTYQTRYVNSTSYVQNTAAQKLLVPEFTTPAAPDPCKTIFHRISSLFVLDQVVSDNAMISVYPLGNELYAFAETPFIHRIDPITLETTGRENLHDRMKVINQSSHPHFTQKGEAFQLGQKIGSKGPSYAIIHYPPNADNEKAILNTVERARIIATVPCRSIKEPSYMHSFSITSSYFVLIEQPLTVSFKTIFGSLLKGKPIVHALKWRPEKKTRIRLISRTTGMEVQTQYVTEAFFFLHTVNAFEADNHLIIDICCYANGEMLDCMYIEALKNAQSDPNYASMFRGRPKRFVLPLSPKRGIKGNLNTYADSLSEAHWINGSSSVYVQSDELCSMGCETPTINYNVYNGKPYRYFYAISSDVDADNPGTLIKVDTIEKKCRTWAEPNVYASEPIFIPHPEAKAEDDGVLLSSLIWGGNNEKRTGLLVLDAATFTEMGRTEFHTPSPVPKCLHGYFAATK from the exons ATGGAAGGGCTTGCAGCAACCACTAAAACGA AACGGAAGAAGGCGGCCAACGAGGCCGATAATCTTGACAAGAAAGAGTCAAATGGAATTGATGTCATTTCTGACTCTGCGGACAGCACAGCAGCCGAAATCAAGTCAAATCCTCCACTGGCATACCCCAATTGCGATTTGAATATTTGGTTGAGGACCTGTCACACGGAAATTATCACACCACTCGAAGGCATCTCCACCGGAGCTATTCCTACTTGGATCAGTG GCAGTTTATACAGAAATGGACCTGGAAAACAGAGTTATGGACATCAAACAGTCAATCACCTTTTTGACGCTGCTGGTCTATTGCATCT GTTTAAAGTCCGCAATGGACGCGTAACCTATCAGACACGTTATGTGAACTCTACGTCTTACGTACAAAATACCGCTGCACAGAAGTTGTTAGTCCCCGAATTTACGACACCTGCAGCTCCCGATCCCTGTAAAACCATATTCCACAG GATTAGCTCACTATTCGTTTTGGATCAAGTGGTTTCGGATAATGCAATGATTAGTGTTTATCCATTGGGGAACGAACTATACGCTTTCGCTGAAACGCCTTTTATTCACCGAATTGACCCTATAACTCTTGAGACTACAGGACGT GAAAACCTTCACGACAGGATGAAAGTCATCAATCAATCGTCCCATCCGCATTTTACGCAGAAAGGAGAAGCTTTCCAGCTGGGCCAGAAAATTGGATCCAAAGGGCCTAGCTATGCCATCATCCATTACCCACCAAATGCAGACAACGAGAAAGCGATATTGAATACAGTCGAAAGAGCACGCATCATTGCAACTGTTCCGTGCCGTTCGATCAAAGAGCCAAGTTACATGCATAGTTTCTCCATCACGAGTTCCTACTTTGTTTTGATCGAGCAACCGTTGACCGTCTCCTTTAAGACGATTTTTGGTAGTTTGTTGAAAGGAAAACCTATCGTTCACGCACTGAAATGGCGACCCGAGAAG AAAACGAGAATTCGCCTAATATCTCGCACAACTGGAATGGAAGTACAGACCCAGTACGTGACGgaagcttttttctttttacatacAGTAAATGCCTTCGAAGCTGACAATCACCTGATTATCGACATTTGCTGTTATGCAAACGGCGAAATGTTGGATTGTATGTACATCGAAGCCTTAAAG AATGCTCAAAGCGACCCAAACTACGCTTCTATGTTCAGAGGCAGACCAAAAAGGTTTGTTCTGCCGCTAAGCCCAAAACGTGGAATCAAAGGAAATTTGAACACATACGCTGATTCATTGTCGGAAGCTCACTGGATCAATGGCAGTTCGTCAGTGTACGTTCAATCAGACGAACTTTGTTCCATGGGATGCGAAACACCCACCATCAACTACAATGTTTACAATG GAAAACCATATCGTTACTTTTACGCTATTTCATCCGACGTCGATGCAGATAATCCAGGCACT CTGATCAAAGTTGATACCATTGAGAAGAAATGTCGGACTTGGG CTGAACCTAACGTTTACGCTTCGGAGCCCATATTTATCCCACATCCTGAGGCTAAG GCGGAGGACGATGGAGTTCTTTTGTCGTCACTGATATGGGGCGGGAATAACGAAAAGCGAACAGGTCTTCTAGTGCTCGACGCAGCTACGTTCACAGAAATGGGTCGAACAGAATTTCATACTCCCAGTCCTGTCCCGAAATGTCTTCATGGTTATTTCGCAGCCACAAAATGA
- the LOC116920166 gene encoding histone H3: MARTKQTARKSTGGKAPRKQLATKAARKSAPATGGVKKPHRYRPGTVALREIRRYQKSTELLIRKLPFQRLVREIAQDFKTDLRFQSSAVMALQEASEAYLVGLFEDTNLCAIHAKRVTIMPKDIQLARRIRGERA, encoded by the coding sequence ATGGCTCGTACTAAGCAAACTGCTCGAAAATCTACAGGTGGCAAGGCTCCACGCAAACAGTTGGCAACCAAGGCGGCTCGTAAGAGTGCCCCAGCCACTGGTGGTGTTAAGAAGCCTCATCGTTATAGGCCCGGTACCGTTGCCCTTCGTGAGATTCGCCGTTACCAAAAGTCTACTGAACTACTGATCCGCAAGTTGCCATTCCAGCGTTTGGTTAGGGAAATTGCTCAAGATTTCAAGACCGACTTGCGTTTCCAGAGTTCGGCCGTCATGGCATTGCAGGAGGCTAGTGAGGCTTACTTGGTGGGTCTTTTCGAAGATACCAACTTGTGTGCCATCCACGCCAAGCGAGTTACCATCATGCCCAAGGACATCCAACTGGCCCGCCGTATTCGCGGTGAACGTGCTTAA
- the LOC116920140 gene encoding alpha-crystallin A chain translates to MSLLPFTDFDTMDPFQSLQTFDPFFNRQNIVPRSMRQTFRRMDRELGRLLSSVKEDDKSFQVMVDVSHFDPSEISVKTTDNNIVVHAKHEERNDQYGTVSREFRRRVSIPQGVNAESVTSTMSPDGILTIMAPKMMLEGSNERVIPITMTSTAGSTNPSTPISQRT, encoded by the exons ATGTCGCTCTTACCTTTTACCGACTTCGACACGATGGACCCGTTCCAATCGCTTCAAACGTTCGATCCGTTCTTCAACAGACAAAATATTGTTCCACGGTCGATGAGACAAACGTTCCGTCGCATGGATCGGGAACTTGGAAGATTGCTGTCTAGTGTCAAAGAAGACGACAAATCATTTCAG GTTATGGTTGACGTATCTCATTTCGATCCCAGTGAAATATCTGTTAAGACAACTGATAATAATATCGTCGTTCATG CCAAGCATGAAGAACGCAACGACCAATACGGCACTGTATCGCGAGA ATTCCGCCGCCGAGTCTCCATTCCTCAAGGAGTTAATGCCGAGTCTGTAACCTCCACTATGTCTCCCGACGGAATTTTGACCATCATGGCACCGAAAATGATGCTGGAAG GGTCCAATGAACGTGTTATTCCGATTACGATGACCAGCACTGCTGGATCGACCAATCCATCAACACCGATCTCTCAAAGGACTTAA
- the LOC116920132 gene encoding WD repeat-containing protein 35: protein MFVYLSKKIAIPNGIPLKCIAWDKENGYLACGGDDGLLKIVRLDSNQNSVNSSGQAQSNLSANQTLEGHNGSVSIAVWNETSQKLTTSDQNGLIIVWVFFKGTWHEEMINNRNKSVVTGMTWNGDGQKICIVYEDGAVIVGSVDGNRLWGRDLKNVQLSHVDWSPDSKMILFGLMNGEVHIYDSGGTFIMKLNLEAPCSLIALKWFKYSIYPENPSLAILFSNGKLQLMKSDQDENPIIVETQLKPVDCQWNHDGTILAIAGHSSDTNPSPTQNTMNFYSPLGKLIRTMKLPGHQITGLSWEGFSLRLAFSIDSFIYLAQVKHDYMWTCFSNTLVYHFHKRNKPESYVMFWDTKNNERYVKQVRQFIGTASCGDHCVLATRLDDEEIQISTQCDFGLILCNALGTPVDSKYVSLEPRLVAMTSSHVVTASGNSFMLWHYRTPRSQTTIDIAGIKRENKEKIYSIETFLSGEHSLSCVTARDNVLIFGTDSRNLLGFNLSSSAVQYVGDIQLGFEPTKMSLNSNCTKLAILDHNGVLHILQLEVDGASFTLGSILSFERRDVWDLCWAMDNPELFALMEKTRMYIFRNLEPEEPVVCSAYLCHFKDLEIFAVSLGDVLKDPENPSKEDLVAMETKSLRDTRHLLEKVGTNEAYQFVEENSHPRLWRLLAESALQQYDLQAAESAFVRCADFASLQLLHRLKNLPVGSGIIKAEVAAYFHKFDEAESIYLENDRRDLAMALRRKLGDWARVSELQNAATTTDLENKSTYNQMGNFFCDRHQYAQASGYYKLAENNEKLVDCYYNMEDYENLEKLIDMLDERDPLVPKIASMFTSVGLCEQAVQCYLKCNQMKAALDTCVTLHQWNMAVELSRQIQAPEIASRLVSHADRLLEYGKISDAVELFRKANCHREAANLLFQVGEQAIKKWNDPLKIKKLFVLAALLTEEAKNVTTQNSLTMERVSKFLDAPWRPAEAWHYFILAQQQFQQGKLVAVMATTIKLQDYTDILDEETVFSMLALASALNKCFNVCSKAFTCLESIPALNHADRENYSLLALEIFTKYPPKDGRSSKIECPHCSTDIQDWSNSCPECNNRFASCVATGRPLMDTSLIWSCRVCKHSAAEHDVVTRNSCPLCHSSI from the exons ATGTTTGTTTACCTTAGTAAAAAAATAGCCATTCCAAATGGTATTCCATTGAAATGTATCGCCTGGGATAAAGAAAATGGCTATTTAGCGTGTGGTGGCGATGACGGTCTTCTAAAAATTGTTCGATTGgattcaaatcaaaattcagTCAATTCAAGTGGCCAGGCTCAATCCAACCTTTCTGCCAATCAAACATTGGAGGGCCATAATGGATCTGTTAGCATAGCAGTGTGGAATGAGACCAGTCAAAAATTGACAACCAGTGATCAAAATGGATTGATCATTGTCTGGGTGTTTTTTAAAG gAACATGGCACGAAGAGATGATCAACAACAGGAACAAATCTGTAGTGACAGGAATGACATGGAATGGAGATGGTCAGAAGATTTGCATTGTCTATGAAGATGGAGCTGTCATTGTTGGCAGTGTTGATGGTAATCGTTTGTGGGGACGTGACCTGAAAAATGTGCAACTCAGCCATGTTGACTGGTCACCAGACTCAAAAATGATATTATTTGGCTTAATGAATGGAGAAGTCCATATATATGACAGTGGAGGAACATTCATT ATGAAGCTGAATTTGGAAGCACCATGCAGCCTGATTGCCTTGAAATGGTTCAAATATTCAATATATCCAGAAAATCCATCTCTGGCAATTCTGTTTAGTAATGGCAAACTACAGTTGATGAAAAGTGACCAAGACGAGAACCCAATTATAGTTGAAACTCAACTAAAACCAGTAGACTGCCAGTGGAATCATGATGGCACAATTCTGGCTATTGCTGGCCATTCTTCAGATACAAATCCTAGCCCCACCCAAAAcaccatgaatttctactcTCCACTAGGAAAATTGATTAGAACCATGAAGCTGCCAGGACATCAAATCACTGGTTTAAGCTGGGAAGGTTTCTCTCTCCGTCTAGCATTTTCTATAGACTCTTTCATCTACCTAGCACAGGTCAAGCACGACTACATGTGGACCTGCTTTTCAAATACGTTAGTTTATCACTTTCACAAGCGGAATAAACCAGAGAGCTACGTCATGTTTTGGGATACGAAAAACAATGAG CGTTACGTGAAACAAGTTCGACAATTTATTGGGACTGCTTCCTGTGGAGATCATTGTGTGCTAGCAACCAGACTTGATGATGAAGAGATCCAAATAAGCACTCAATGTGACTTTGGACTTATTCTTTGCAATGCTTTAGGAACTCCCGTTGACAGCAAATATGTAAGCCTGGAACCACGCTTAGTGGCCATGACTTCGAGTCACGTCGTCACCGCTTCTGGAAATAGCTTCATGCTCTGGCATTATCGAACACCTCGATCTCAAACCACAATTGATATTGCAG GAATCAAGcgagaaaacaaagagaaaatttaTAGTATAGAAACCTTCTTGAGCGGTGAACATTCGCTATCCTGCGTCACGGCACGGGATAACGTAttaatttttggaacagaCTCTCGCAATTTGCTTGGATTTAATCTTAGTTCCTCAGCTGTTCAATATGTTGGTGATATTCAACTTGGCTTTGAGCCAACGAAGATGTCTCTCAATTCGAACTGCAC GAAATTGGCAATTCTAGATCACAATGGGGTTTTGCACATACTTCAGCTTGAAGTCGATGGAGCCTCGTTCACACTTGGCAGTATTTTGTC GTTTGAACGCCGAGATGTGTGGGACTTGTGTTGGGCAATGGACAATCCGGAACTATTTGCATTGATGGAGAAAACTCGCATGTACATATTTCGAAATTTGGAACCAGAAGAACCAGTCGTATGTTCCGCCTATCTTTGCCATTTCAAG GATTTAGAAATTTTTGCGGTCTCGCTTGGGGATGTACTGAAAGACCCTGAAAATCCATCGAAAGAAGATTTGGTAGCTATGGAGACTAAATCTTTAAGGGATACTCGTCACCTTTTAGAAAAGGTTGGAACCAATGAAGCCTATCAGTTCGTCGAAGAAAATTCACATCCGCGGTTGTGGAGGCTACTTGCTGAATCGGCTCTTCAGCAATACG ATTTACAAGCAGCTGAATCTGCTTTCGTCCGATGTGCTGATTTTGCGTCGTTGCAATTGTTGCATAGGTTAAAAAATCTACCTGTTGGATCGGGAATAATTAAGGCGGAAGTGGCTGCTTATTTTCACAAATTTGACGAAGCTGAAAGCATCTACTTGGAAAATGATAGAAG GGATTTGGCTATGGCTCTCCGACGCAAACTGGGAGACTGGGCTCGAGTTTCCGAGTTGCAGAATGCAGCTACAACGACAGATTTGGAGAACAAGTCTACATATAATCAAATGGGCAACTTCTTCTGTGATAGACATCAGTACGCCCAAGCCTCTGGCTACTACAAACTGGCGGAAAACAACGAAAAGCTGGTCGATTGCTACTACAACATGGAAGACTATGAAAATTTGGAGAAGTTGATCGACATGTTGGATGAGAGAGATCCTCTTGTACCGAAAATTGCCTCTATGTTCACTTCGGTTGGACTTTGCGAACAGGCTGTCCAGTGCTACCTAAAA TGTAACCAGATGAAGGCAGCACTTGATACTTGTGTTACCCTGCACCAATGGAACATGGCAGTTGAACTTTCGCGCCAGATTCAAGCTCCAGAAATCGCTTCAAGGTTGGTGTCTCATGCCGATCGACTCCTAGAGTACGGCAAAATTTCTGATGCCGTAGAATTATTCCGCAAAGCCAACTGCCACAGAGAGGCAGCCAACTTACTGTTTCAA GTTGGAGAGCAAGCTATAAAAAAGTGGAATGAccctttaaaaattaaaaaattgttcgTCTTGGCTGCCCTACTCACTGAAGAGGCCAAAAACGTTACGACCCAGAACTCTCTGACTATGGAACGAGTTTCGAAATTTCTAGATGCGCCTTGGCGTCCTGCAGAAGCTTGGCATTACTTCATATTAGCTCAGCAACAGTTTCAACAAGGCAAACTTGTCGCTGTTATGGCCACTACCATCAAATTACAGGATTATACCGATATCCTCGATGAAGAGACTGTCTTCTCCATGTTGGCGTTGGCCAGCGCCCTCAATAAGTGTTTCAACGTCTGTTCGAAAGCTTTTACTTGCCTGGAATCTATTCCTGCC CTTAATCATGCGGACCGTGAAAACTACAGCCTTCTAGCACTGGAGATTTTTACCAAATACCCACCAAAAGATGGCCGGTCTAGCAAGATTGAGTGCCCACACTGCAGTACGGACATCCAAGATTG GTCGAACAGCTGCCCAGAATGTAACAATCGATTCGCGAGTTGCGTGGCGACTGGGAGGCCTTTGATGGATACTTCGCTAATTTGGAGTTGCAGAGTTTGTAAGCACAGTGCTGCCGAGCATGATGTTGTTACGAGAAATTCATGCCCTCTTTGCCATTCTTCGATTTAA
- the LOC116920149 gene encoding carotenoid isomerooxygenase isoform X1 — protein MEGLAATTKTSLCDGAMKSICAKFHFWSIVERKKAANEADNLDKKESNGIDVISDSADSTAAEIKSNPPLAYPNCDLNIWLRTCHTEIITPLEGISTGAIPTWISGSLYRNGPGKQSYGHQTVNHLFDAAGLLHLFKVRNGRVTYQTRYVNSTSYVQNTAAQKLLVPEFTTPAAPDPCKTIFHRISSLFVLDQVVSDNAMISVYPLGNELYAFAETPFIHRIDPITLETTGRENLHDRMKVINQSSHPHFTQKGEAFQLGQKIGSKGPSYAIIHYPPNADNEKAILNTVERARIIATVPCRSIKEPSYMHSFSITSSYFVLIEQPLTVSFKTIFGSLLKGKPIVHALKWRPEKKTRIRLISRTTGMEVQTQYVTEAFFFLHTVNAFEADNHLIIDICCYANGEMLDCMYIEALKNAQSDPNYASMFRGRPKRFVLPLSPKRGIKGNLNTYADSLSEAHWINGSSSVYVQSDELCSMGCETPTINYNVYNGKPYRYFYAISSDVDADNPGTLIKVDTIEKKCRTWAEPNVYASEPIFIPHPEAKAEDDGVLLSSLIWGGNNEKRTGLLVLDAATFTEMGRTEFHTPSPVPKCLHGYFAATK, from the exons ATGGAAGGGCTTGCAGCAACCACTAAAACGAGTTTGTGTGACGGAGCAATGAAATCTATTTGTgcaaaatttcatttttggtcgaTCGTAGAACGGAAGAAGGCGGCCAACGAGGCCGATAATCTTGACAAGAAAGAGTCAAATGGAATTGATGTCATTTCTGACTCTGCGGACAGCACAGCAGCCGAAATCAAGTCAAATCCTCCACTGGCATACCCCAATTGCGATTTGAATATTTGGTTGAGGACCTGTCACACGGAAATTATCACACCACTCGAAGGCATCTCCACCGGAGCTATTCCTACTTGGATCAGTG GCAGTTTATACAGAAATGGACCTGGAAAACAGAGTTATGGACATCAAACAGTCAATCACCTTTTTGACGCTGCTGGTCTATTGCATCT GTTTAAAGTCCGCAATGGACGCGTAACCTATCAGACACGTTATGTGAACTCTACGTCTTACGTACAAAATACCGCTGCACAGAAGTTGTTAGTCCCCGAATTTACGACACCTGCAGCTCCCGATCCCTGTAAAACCATATTCCACAG GATTAGCTCACTATTCGTTTTGGATCAAGTGGTTTCGGATAATGCAATGATTAGTGTTTATCCATTGGGGAACGAACTATACGCTTTCGCTGAAACGCCTTTTATTCACCGAATTGACCCTATAACTCTTGAGACTACAGGACGT GAAAACCTTCACGACAGGATGAAAGTCATCAATCAATCGTCCCATCCGCATTTTACGCAGAAAGGAGAAGCTTTCCAGCTGGGCCAGAAAATTGGATCCAAAGGGCCTAGCTATGCCATCATCCATTACCCACCAAATGCAGACAACGAGAAAGCGATATTGAATACAGTCGAAAGAGCACGCATCATTGCAACTGTTCCGTGCCGTTCGATCAAAGAGCCAAGTTACATGCATAGTTTCTCCATCACGAGTTCCTACTTTGTTTTGATCGAGCAACCGTTGACCGTCTCCTTTAAGACGATTTTTGGTAGTTTGTTGAAAGGAAAACCTATCGTTCACGCACTGAAATGGCGACCCGAGAAG AAAACGAGAATTCGCCTAATATCTCGCACAACTGGAATGGAAGTACAGACCCAGTACGTGACGgaagcttttttctttttacatacAGTAAATGCCTTCGAAGCTGACAATCACCTGATTATCGACATTTGCTGTTATGCAAACGGCGAAATGTTGGATTGTATGTACATCGAAGCCTTAAAG AATGCTCAAAGCGACCCAAACTACGCTTCTATGTTCAGAGGCAGACCAAAAAGGTTTGTTCTGCCGCTAAGCCCAAAACGTGGAATCAAAGGAAATTTGAACACATACGCTGATTCATTGTCGGAAGCTCACTGGATCAATGGCAGTTCGTCAGTGTACGTTCAATCAGACGAACTTTGTTCCATGGGATGCGAAACACCCACCATCAACTACAATGTTTACAATG GAAAACCATATCGTTACTTTTACGCTATTTCATCCGACGTCGATGCAGATAATCCAGGCACT CTGATCAAAGTTGATACCATTGAGAAGAAATGTCGGACTTGGG CTGAACCTAACGTTTACGCTTCGGAGCCCATATTTATCCCACATCCTGAGGCTAAG GCGGAGGACGATGGAGTTCTTTTGTCGTCACTGATATGGGGCGGGAATAACGAAAAGCGAACAGGTCTTCTAGTGCTCGACGCAGCTACGTTCACAGAAATGGGTCGAACAGAATTTCATACTCCCAGTCCTGTCCCGAAATGTCTTCATGGTTATTTCGCAGCCACAAAATGA
- the LOC116920171 gene encoding histone H4, with amino-acid sequence MTGRGKGGKGLGKGGAKRHRKVLRDNIQGITKPAIRRLARRGGVKRISGLIYEETRGVLKVFLENVIRDAVTYTEHAKRKTVTAMDVVYALKRQGRTLYGFGG; translated from the coding sequence ATGACTGGTCGCGGTAAAGGTGGCAAAGGCCTCGGTAAAGGAGGTGCTAAGCGTCATCGTAAAGTTTTACGAGACAATATCCAGGGTATCACAAAGCCGGCTATTCGTCGTCTTGCCCGTCGTGGTGGTGTTAAACGTATCTCTGGTCTGATTTACGAGGAAACTCGCGGAGTACTTAAAGTTTTTCTTGAAAACGTCATTCGTGACGCTGTTACTTACACCGAACACGCCAAGAGAAAGACGGTGACGGCCATGGATGTTGTTTACGCATTGAAACGTCAAGGCCGCACCCTGTACGGCTTCGGTGGTTAA
- the LOC116920141 gene encoding alpha-crystallin A chain produces the protein MALLSYDPFSEYYSTPYPRDTWSLLQQDPLSRWVESPFSSFWPRDLFNTPALTTRPSQQAREVVSDKDKYQVTLNLGDFKSNEIDVKLLDRNLMICAEHEEKPDDHGRIYRHIRRRYRLPSNVDFDNLNATLSDNGTLVVSAQKKAIEAGKEREIEVKQLPPQQTSQSTPQVTQKAEQGNVKIPVMRETGKS, from the exons ATGGCTCTCTTGAGTTACGATCCTTTCTCCGAATATTATTCTACACCTTACCCTCGGGATACGTGGTCACTTCTTCAACAAGATCCACTGTCACGTTGGGTGGAATCGCCGTTTTCTTCGTTCTGGCCGAGAGATTTGTTCAACACTCCCGCCCTCACGACGAGGCCTTCCCAACAGGCTAGAGAAGTCGTTAGCGACAAGGATAAATATCAG GTGACTCTAAACCTTGGAGATTTCAAGTCAAATGAGATCGATGTGAAGCTGTTGGACAGAAATCTGATGATCTGTGCGGAACACGAAGAAAAGCCTGATGACCATGGCCGTATTTATCGTCATATTAGGCGCCGATATCGCCTCCCATCGAATGTCGACTTTGACAACTTAAACGCCACTTTGTCGGATAATGGTACACTAGTCGTCTCTGCTCAAAAGAAAGCCATCGAAGCG GGGAAGGAGCGTGAGATTGAAGTGAAGCAGTTGCCGCCGCAACAAACTTCACAGTCCACTCCGCAGGTGACTCAAAAGGCGGAGCAGGGGAATGTTAAAATACCAGTTATGCGCGAAACGGGCAAAAGTTAA